In Ferrigenium kumadai, the DNA window CCCATCTGTACGTGATCCGGACTCCCGAGCGCGACCGGTTGAAGCAGCACCTTGCCGGTGCCGGCATCCCCTGCGATATCCACTACCCGGTTCCCGACTATGCGCAGGAAGCCTGCCGCCATCTGTTCGAAGGCGTGGACCGGCCCGTCACCGCGCAGGCATGCGGCGAGGTGCTGACGCTGCCGTGCTTCCCGGAAATGGCGGACGACGAAGTCGATTTCATCATCGCGCGCGTGAACTCATGGTGAACGCCCTTTCCGTAGTGATCCCCGTCTATCGCAACGAGGGATCGATACCAACGCTGATCGCCGCATTGTCGGACGTCGCGCACAAGGCCAGGCAGGATTTCGATTGCGCGGTCGAGGTGGTGTTCGTCGTGGACGGCAGCCCCGACAACAGCTACGCCGTCCTCGCGCAATCGCTGCCTGCGGCGCCGTTCGCCTCGCAGCTGCTGCTGCACTCGCGCAACTTCGGTTCCTTTGCGGCTATCCGCACCGGGCTTCAGGCCGCGACCGGCCAGTACTTCGGCGTTATCGCCGCCGATCTTCAGGAGCCGCCGGAACTGGTGCTGCAGTTCCTCGAACGCCTCATCCCCGGAGATTGCGATGTCGTGGTGGGATGCAGGGAGAACCGCGAGGACCCGCTGCTCACCCGCATCGCCTCCGACCTGTTCTGGAAGTTGTACAAGAAATTCATCATCCACGACATCCCGGAGAAGGGCGTGGACGTGTTCGGCTGCAACAGGACATTCCGCGACAAGCTGCTGTCGCTGGAGGAAGCGAACAGCTCGCTGGTCGGTCTGATCTTCTGGCTGGGATTCCGCCGTGCCGAGGTTTCCTACGACCGGCGCATCCGCCAGCACGGAAAGAGCGCATGGACACTGAAGAAGAAGATCAACTACCTGCTCGACAGCGTGTTCTCGTTCACTGACCTGCCGATCAAGTTGCTGAGCCTGTTCGGCCTGCTCGGCATCATCGCTTCGGCGATACTCGGCACCATTATCATCCTTGCGAAGATCCTCGGCGGGATTGCCGTACCAGGCTATGCCGCCACCGTGCTGACGGTGATCTTCTTCGGCGCCCTGAACTCGCTGGGCTTCGGCATCATCGGGGCCTATGCCTGGCGCGCCTACGAGAACACCAAGGGACGGCCGCTTTCGGTGGTCATGCTCGAGCAGAAATTCGACGGCACGGACAAGAAATAACTCGATCGGGAAGTAGTCATGGCAAATTATTTCGTGCATGAAAAAGCAATCTGCGAATCCTCCAGCATCGGTGACAACACCCGGGTTTGGGCTTTCGCGCACATCCTGCCCAAGGCCGTCGTCGGCGCGGACTGCAACATCTGCGACGGCGTGTTCATCGAGAATGACGTCGTCTTGGGCGATCGCGTCACGGTGAAATGCGGCGTGCAGCTGTGGGACGGACTGGCCGTCGAGGACGATGTGTTCATCGGCCCGAATGCCACCTTTACCAACGACCGCTTCCCGCGCAGCAAGATATATCCCGAACAGTTCGCGAAGACCGTCGTGCGCAAGGGCGCTTCCATCGGCGCCAATGCGACCATACTGCCCGGCCTGGAGATCGGCGCGGGTGCGATGATCGGAGCCGGCGCGGTGATCACCCGCTCGGTGCCGCCCCACGCCATCGCCGTCGGCAACCCGGCACGCATCATCGGCTACGTCGGCACACAGGATGTCCCGCCAGCCACGCCGGGCACGATAACCGGAGGGGTCATTCCCTCCGAGGTCGACGGCGTCACCCTGCACGAACTGCCGCGCATCGAGGACATGCGCGGCACTCTGAGCGTAGGCGAGTTCGAGCGCTCCATCCCGTTCATACCGAAACGCTATTTCCTGGTGTTCGACGTGCCCAGCCGCGAGGTCCGCGGCGAACATGCACACCGGCATTGCCAGCAGTTCCTCATCTGCGTCAGGGGCAGCTGTTCGGTGGTCGCGGACGACGGCAAGAACCGCCGCGAGTACCTGCTGGACCGGCCCGAACTCGGCATCTACCTGCCTCCCATGGTGTGGGGAACGCAATACAAGTATTCCAGCGATGCCGTGCTGCTGGTGTTCGCCTCCGACTACTACGACGCCGCCGACTACATCAGGGACTACGCCGAATTCAAGGCGCTGGTCGGCAAGCAGTCCTGATATGGAAGTCCCGCGCCGGATGCAAGGTATACACGGAGAATTTGCACGCTTCCTGATCGTCGGTGCGGCCAACACCCTGTCGACGTACCTGCTGTACCTGTTGCTGCTCGCCTTCTTTCCCTACTTGATCGCCTATTCGCTTTCTTACTGCACCGGCATCGTGATTTCCTATTTCCTGAATATCCGCTTCGTCTTCAAGCGACACGTCAGCCTTGCCACTTTCCTCGCATTCCCTGTCGTATACATCAGCCAGTATTGCCTGAGTGCGCTGATACTCTGGCTGCTGGTCGAACAAAGCGGCGTAGCGCCCGCGCTGGCAATGGTGGGGGTGATTGCCGCGACCGTTCCCATCACCTTCCTGATGAGCCGCTTCGTCCTCCGCAAAAGATAATCATCCATGCTGAACCGCAACCCTGAAAAACTGACCCTCTGGCTGGTGCTGCTCGGCGCCCTGAGCTTCGCGCCCACCCTATTCTTCTATCTGACGGGCGAGGAGGGAATTTACACCATCACCTCGATGGAGATGTGGCACAGCCAGAACTGGCTACAACAAATCATGTATGGCGCCGACAACGGGCGCCCGCCGCTGGTGAACTGGCTGATCATGCCGCTGGCCAATCTGATCGGTTGGCAGCATGTCGCCATTGCCACCCGCACCGTGTCGGTGGCCGCGACGCTGGGCATGGCCGGCTGGTTATACTGGCTGGGCCGGAGGCTGTTTGCCGATAAATCCTTCGCCCTGTTTGCCGCGCTGGCCGCCTTGTCGCTAGCCGACCTGCTGCTCTATCGCGGCTGGCTCAGCTACACCGACCCGGTCTTCGCCTTCTTCACCTTCGGCGCGATGGCCACGCTGTGGATCGCCGCCTTGGAGCGGCACAAGGGCTGGCTGCTGGTTTCCGTGCTGCTGGTCAGCTGCGCGATGTTGTCCAAGGCCTTCACCGCGTACATCTTCTACGGCACAGTGGGCCTGGTATTGCTGTGGCAACGGCCCGCGCGCAGCTTCCTGTTGTCGCCGACGGCGCTGTTCATTCTCGCACTGGCCTTGGCCGTGCCGTTCGCGTGGTTCACTTCGCTGCCACATGCGGGCGGACACAGTGCGGGCATGCTGAGCGAGATCGTGCAAAAAATTTCGATCCAGGACGGCGCCGGATACCTCGCAAGACTCGTCACCTATCCGCTTGAAACGGCCATCTGGCTATCGCCGACGGTGTTGCTCGCCGTTTACCTGTGGTGGCGCAAACGCCTGATGCTCCCGGAAACGCGGCCGGATGTCTTCCGTACAGGACTGTTTATTGCGGCCCTGTCCGTTGCGCCGTACTGGCTCTCGCCGCAGGGGGGGATCCGCTACCTGCTGCCGGTTTATCCCCTGGTTGCGCTGGTCGGCGCACGAATCATCTGGCGCGCAGGAGAGTCCGGCAGAACCCTGGCGTTACGCTGGTTCGCCAGCATCATCGCCTTCAAGTTCGTGTTCGCGCTGATCCTGTTCCCCTACTACCAGAGCCACTACCGCGGGGAGAACTATGCGCAGGCCGCACAAACCATCGTGGAGCGCACGCAGGGCTTCCCTCTGTATATCAACGATAGCCGCTCGATCGGCCTGTCAATCACCGGCTACATCGATGCGGGACGCCTCCCTCAAGCACCATTGGTGCATCCGCCCGCCGGATGGGATGATGGTTTTGTGCTTTCGCCAGTACCGGACGAGCGCGCCGGCAGAGTCGCCGAGACCTACAAACTGGCCGGGGACGAAATCTACCTGCTATGCCGCGGCTCTGCCTGCGGCGATGCGCCTGTCGACAAATAAATGGGCTCGCATTCCCTGGCGACCTCATCCCAGCCGCGCACGAACTGAGGCACCGCCCCCCCGCGGGCCAGTTGCCGTTCGACCGCACCGGCCCAGACATCGGGGGAGGCCGACAATGGCAAGACCTCGCCGGCCTCGGGACCAACCTGCGCCGCTGCCCCGCACACATCAGACACCACCACCGGAACTCGTGCGGACATCGCTTCGGAGATCACCATGCCGTACGGCTCGGCTAGCGCCGAGTGCAGCAATACATCGAACTCAACATAGGGTGCCTGTTCACGCCAGCCCAGTAACCGGTAGCCGCCGGACCAACCAGCGAACAGGTGCTGCACCTCTTCGGGACGCGGCCCGACCACCCACAACTCAAGGTTCGGCCGCGCGCAGCGCAATTGCGAAACAATCTCGACCGCATGCGGCAGCCCCTTACGCTTCCATTCGCGCCCGACGAATCCGATCACGCCCCCGCCCGGCTCGACCTGATGCGGCTCCCGCACCGGACCGGGCAACACGCCGGGCACGACTGGCGCAGTCAGCTTGCCGGCATACTCGGGATAATAGTGCGCCAACTGGCGACGTATGAACTCCGAGTTCGGAATGATGGCCTGCGCCGTCGCCAGTTCGCGGCGCTCCAGATAGAGTTGCATCGCTACGCGCAGCGACAGCTTTTTCCACCACGGCCGTTCGCGCACACTGGCAAAGGGGGGGCCATGGAAGGTGGTGACCTGGTGCATGCCAAGCCGCTCATGACTGTGGATAAGCCAACCAGGATGGGGATTGTTCCGAAGCCAGCGCGCCACACTGCGGCCAAACCGCAGATACGACAGCCAGCGCGGACGCTGGGCTATCTCACCCAGCTCGACTACCTTGATGCCAGGCGGTTTCTCGACATGGCAACGCTCGCACACCACTTCGACCCGATGGCCGAGCGCGGCCAGTTCGCGGGTCAGCTCCCAAACATAACGCTCCATACCGCCGACTGGACCGTAGCGGCGCACGACATGCAACAACTTCATTTTTCCGTCTGCCATGAAAGAGGGCTGGAGCCGGTATAATCCGGGCTCGAATTCAAAGACCCGCATGGTATGCAAAAGCTCACCGAAAGGCCATCCCCGGCAGGCCGCTTTTCCAGCCTGCACTGATTGAGGCCATCACCAGTTCATGTCACAGCTTCCGCGCATTTCCTATCTGAAGCCGGATTACCGCCCCGACATCGATGGCTTGCGCGCCATTGCGGTATTGTCGGTAATCGGGTTTCACGCGTTTCCCGTACTGGTACCCGGCGGCTTCATCGGGGTGGATATCTTCTTCGTGATCTCCGGCTTCCTGATTTCCAAACATATCTGGGAAGAGCTCGAGTCGCGGACGTTCAGCATCAAGACGTTCTATGCCCGCCGCGTCAGACGCATTTTCCCGGCGCTGGCAGTAGTACTGTTTGCCTGCCTGGGCATGGGCTGGCTAATCTTGTCTCCCGGCGAATACGAACAGCTCGGCAAACATGTCGAAGGCGGCGCCGGCTTCGTTTCCAACATCCTTTACTGGAAAGAAGCGGGCTATTTCGATAACGCCGCCGATACCAAGCCACTTTTGCACCTCTGGTCGCTCGGCATCGAGGAACAGTTCTATATCGCATGGCCATTGATTCTGGCTTTCCTGTGGCGCCAACCTCACCACGCAGGCTGGATGCTCCCATCCCTGCTGGGCGCATCGTTCTTCTACAGCATGATGGTGGTGCGGAACGACACGGTGGCGGATTTCTATTCGCCGCTGACCCGCTTCTGGGAACTGGCACTGGGTGCAGTCCTGGCACACGAAGCCATACGCAAATTCACACTGAACGGTTTGCAACGCGAACTGCTGGCGTGGTTCGGTTTGGCGTTGATAGTGTCGGGTATCGTCGTACTCAACAACCGTGCCCCCTTCCCCGGCGCGTGGGCACTGCTCCCTACAGTGGGCGCAGCCTGCCTGATCCAGGCCGGAGAAACAACCCGATTGAACAGGCAACTCCTGTCGCATCCCTGGCTGGTATGGGTCGGATTGATCAGCTACCCGCTGTATCTGTGGCACTGGCCGCTGCTTTCCTTTGCACGGATCATGGAATCCGCCACGCCTGAACCGGCCATCCGGCTGGTGTTAGTCGCAGCAAGTTTCGTCCTGGCCTGGCTGACCTGGAAACTGGTTGAGCGGCCGATCCGTTCCAGGCCGCGATCCCGCAGCATCGTACTTGCGCTCAGCATAGCGATGATTGCGCTTCTTCTCACTGGGGAGGCCGTCAGGAAACTTGACGGCATCAAGACTCGCAAACTCGACATGCTCAACGGTGATCCTGCCACGTTGGTCCTTGGCGCCGACCGGGACAGGTTGCAGCACGAGTGCGGATTGAGCGAATCGAAAAAATCCCTGTTCCAGTATTGTTTGCGCGGCGCGCAGGAACCCCGTTACGCACTGCTCGGTGACAGCAAGGCCGAGGCGCTGTTCTATGGACTAGTGCGGGAATCGCCGGCAAACATGCAATGGCTGATGATTGGATCGGTCTCCCCGCCCGGCCCTAATCCGAATCTGGAAAACAAGCAGGAACTCAAGAATCACCTTGCGCTGCAAGCGGTCATCGACAACCCGGCTATCCGGGTCGTAGGTATTGCCGTCGCGCTCAGAGGGATATTTTCGCTGGACAAGGATACCGGGTTTATCTCCAGTAACATTCAGCCCCCGCCGCCACTCGATAGCTACAGCCACTTGGTCGCCGCGCTGGAGCATGCAGGCAAACGCGTGGTGTTCATCATCGATAACCCGACCTTCCCGGATCCGCGCAGTTGCATCAGCGGCGGAGCCACATCCAGTCCGGCATTAAACCAGTTTCTGCGCCGCAAGGAGAATCCTCATTGCACAGTAAGTTACGCCGCGCATATGGAAGGAACAAGAATCTACAGGGAATTCGTCAAGGCCTTGCAGCAACGTCATCCGGGCCTGGTGATTTACGACCCCGCGCCATTGTTGTGCGACGTGCCGAATAATGTGTGCGCGGTGACGCGCGAAGGGAAGTTTCTATACAGCTATGGCGATCATATCTCCGACTACGCCAACTCGATGATAGCCCGGGATATGGTGCCGATGATCCGTCAGTTGGATACACCCTAAGTTTGTATCCCTATCAATGCCTTTGCTTCAGCCACAGTTTGATATAGCGGTAGTAACTGTTTTCGGCGTTCATGATCGCGACCATGAATCCCTCACGCCCGTCGAGGAACCCGGCCCGCAAGAAATATGTGCGGATGAATGCCCATAACCCGTGAAATAGCGCGGAAGCGAGGCCGCCACGCTTGCCGCGACGCTGCAGCATTTCCGAGCCGGCGCTTGAATATCCGTTCAGCTTGGCCAGCACATCGTCAAAATCGCGGTAACTGAAATGCAGCAGGTCATGCTTCAGATCCTCAACACGCCCATGAACCTGCACCGCTTCGTGGACCAGCGCATCGCTGAATCGTCCCTTATCGCGCCGGAACAGCCTCAGCACATAGTCCGGTCTCCAGCCGGAATGATGCATGAAACGTCCGCAAAAACTGGACAGGCGGGGAATCCGGTAACCCTCGGCGCGCGGGCTTGCAAGCACCGCAGTGATTTCCGCCCGCAACTCCGGCGTCACCCGCTCGTCGGCATCCAGTGACAGCACCCACTCGCCGGTCGCGTAATCCAGCGCACGATTCTTTTGCGGACCGAAACCGGGCCAGTCGTGTTCATAGACGTGCTGCGTAAAGTCACGCGCGATCGCCGTTGTCCCGTCCGTGCTGCCGGAATCAACCACGATGATCTCATCCGCCCATGCCACCGAGTCCAGACAGGCACGTATGTTCGCTGCCTCGTTCTTAGTGATTAGGATGACCGAAAGCCTAGCCAATTTTTTTCTCCCGATTCATTCCGGCGAACAACACAGCCGTCATGAAAGCGAAGAACAGGCCATCCGCATGATCCAGCAACGCGGAATTGAACAGACAATTCACCATATAGGCCAGCACCAGTCCACGTGCGGCATCCCGTTCAAATGGTGTGTCCAGTCCCGGTGCATTTCGCCACTGCGCATAAAACAGGTGCAGCAGCAACAGCAGTCCGAACACACCAGTCTGCGCCGCAATCATCAGGTATTCGTTGTGAGGATTCCGAATTTTCATTACATCTTTCCCCTGTGTCTGCTGCGCATAGGCTTCAGGGAAACCACCTGTCCCGACGCCGAACAACGGGTGCTGTTGCACTATGTGCAACGTGTTGTAATAAAAATCCAATCTCAATCCGGTAGAACTGTCCCCGCCCCGGTTCGGTTGCCAGACCTGGTATTCCGCGCTCACCTGACTCACCCGCTCGGACAAGCGCGGCGATGTGTAATAGGCTGCCAGCGCAAATCCGACCAGGGCAAGCAACAGCCCGAGACCCTGTTTCCAGCCGCAAACCTTTCCGCGAGAACGAAAGTAACCACACAATGCTGACCAGGCAGACCATGCGAGCAATATCGAGAGGATCATGTAGCCGGTTCGCCCCTGCACCATGAACAGCACATTGACCATCGCCAGCAAGGCGAACACCCCCCATGCCAGCTGTGCACGTCGGGAGAAGGCCTTACGCATATTGAGCAGCGCAAGGAAGGCCGCGAACGCCATCATGTTGTTTTGCGTAATGTGGCTATGAAAGATAACCGGATTGGCTGTCCCGGCATCCGCGCACATCCAGTGCTGCGGCGCAAGTATGCCCAAGCCCACCAGATAAGACAGCAACAAGGTCAGCCCCATCGAGGCCAGGAAGGAATATTGCGCCCATTGCCTCTCCCTTGGTCCGGTAAGCAGTAGCATGAACAACGGAATGAAAGCCAAGTCCAGGTATTTGCCAAGAATGCCTGCCGCCTCTGACAGCGAAGCTGTGCCATAAAACATGGCAACAAACAGCCAACCGAACAGCAACAAGGCCGCACGGGCGACGGGATGATGTGCGCCCAACTGCCAGACAGCCCGCGCATTGAAAATCGCCCCCAGAAGCACGACGGCCAGCAGCAGATTATCCAGCGCAACTGAAATTGGCACCGTGAATCCGATCAATATGGTACTCATCCGCAACGGCGGTCGAGTCCAGCGCTGGAGTTCAGCGCCTGACAATTTCATGCGCCATTACCCCCTTCGTTCGGATGATATTCCGGCACCCACTTCTTCAACGCGGTACGCACTTCTTTATCCGGCATGGTGACAGAGTCCGTCCATTCCAGCAGCGCTCCCAACCAGATATCATCGACCCGTTGCGCACGGGCGACGCGCAACTTGGGATGCGGCGTGGGCAGGGTGTGTTCGTTGTCTGCAAGCAACTCCTCATACAGCTTCTCGCCAAGCCGCAGGCCGGTAAACTCGATCTTGATTTCCTCTTCGTTAAAGCCGGACAGTCGGATCAGGTCCTTGGCCAAATCGACGATTTTCACTGGCTCACCCATATCAAGCACGAAGATCTCACCGCCTTCCCCCATCAAACCCGCCTGAAGCACCAACTGGGCCGCTTCCGGGATAGACATGAAGTAGCGGGTGATCTCGGGGTGGGTGACGGTAACCGGCCCCCCCTCGGCGATCTGTTCGCGGAATCTGGGAATCACGCTGCCAGTACTGCCCAGCACATTGCCGAAGCGCACCATAACAAAGCGTGTTCCATCTTCCCGCTGCAGACCTTGGCACACCATTTCGGCCAGCCGCTTGGAGGCTCCCATCACGTTGGTCGGATTCACTGCCTTGTCCGTGGAAATCAACACGAACTTGCCGACGCCGTGGCGCTGTGAAGCCCGTGCCACAGTCCAAGTGCCCCGCACGTTGTTACGGATCGCCTGCCAGGCGTTGTGCTGTTCCATCATCGGCACATGCTTGTACGCCGCGGCATGGAATACCGCCGCAGGGCAATACATACCCATCACTTCGTCCACACGCGCCGCGTCGCGCACATCGCCGACCAGGCAGACGAAGTCCAGATCGGGGAAGCTTCGACTCAGTTCCTGCTCGATGGTGTACAGCGCGAATTCGCACAACTCAAACAGCACCAGCTGTGCCGGCGCGAAGCGGGCAATCTGACGGCACAGCTCAGAACCGATGGAACCGCCGGCGCCGGTAACCAACACGACCCTGCCGGTCAGCAAGCCATGCAACCCAGCATCGTCCAGTTGAACCGGGTCGCGTCCCAGCAAGTCGTCAAGTTCGATCGGTCGCAGCTTCGTGACCGCTACCCTCCCGCTCATAAGATCGTCAAAAGACGGCACCGTCAGGACATTCACCTTTGCAGCATTGCATAACTGGATGGCCCGCTTGCGCTGTTGATGCGAACTAGACGGCATCGCGATGATGACTTGTGACACTCCCATCCGCTCGGTCCAGTAGGGCATGTCATCCAGCGGTCCCAGCACGCGAACGCCATTGAGCGTAAGGCCATGCTGCTCACGGTTGTCGTCGAGATATCCCACCAGCCGCCAGTCATTACTCTTGTTCAATTCCTTGGCAAGGCTGACTGCGGCGTCACCTGCCCCCAGGATCAGCACCGGCTCGCCGCGCAACTTGATGTCGCCGTATAGCCCCTGCTCCTTCCACATACGGTATATAAAACGGCTCCCCCCCATCATCAGGATCAGCAACAGTGGATTGATCACCAGCACCGCACGGGGTATCACCAAGCCGAGGCGCAACATCCAGAACAGCAACGGGATGGCCGCGGCAGACATAAATATTGCCAGTATGATGTGACGCAAATCAGCGGTGCTGGCATAGCGCCAGATACCTCGATACAAACCAAACCGCCAGAAAATCAGCATTTGCAGTGGTGCCACCCAGATCATGGTACGGAGTAATTCAGCTTCAAAATCATCCGGCAAATCGAAGTTGAATCGCAACAAATAGGCCAGCGTCCATGCCGCCATCACTGCCACGAAATCGTGGAGGACGGCCAAGGCCACACGCAAATTGTGTATTCTTTTTTTGGTTAAGTTCATCACAATCAAATCGTCAATTTTTAGTTATTGATGGCGTATGCAGTGGCCCGCAGCACAGGACTCGCCGCGCCTTTTCCCCGGTACGCGCTCGTCCTCCTTCGCCAAAATCTATCGCTTACCCGCCTGCCCGGGTCAGCCAACGCGCATCCAGCCAGCGCATCAGAATAATATAGATTGCCAGCCACAGCGGTGCGATGACTAGCACCATGTCGTCCCTCCGCAATGCCCACAGTGCGCTAACGCCGGCGCTCGCCATCAAAACATATTCTGCCAACGCCACTTTGCGATGCCCCCAACCCAGCTGTATCGCGCGCTGATAGTAATGTTCACGGTGAGCCTCGGTTACCTTCGCCCCTCGCAGGCTTCGCTTCACCAGCGTTGCGCTGGCATCCACAATAAAGGGCGAAAACACCAGCAACGGAAACCACGCCGCCCAATGGCCTTGCTGCCACCCCCACAGCCCCATCGCTGAAGCAAGAAAACCAAGCGGGATGGAACCGGCATCGCCCATGAATACTTTCGCAGGGGGGAAATTATGGTATAGAAAGCCCAGCGCCGCCGCTGCGATGCAGAAGTTCTGCATCGCAAGCGTATCGTCATGAGCGATCAGCGCCGCAACGCCATAGCACGCAAAGCCGAACAGCGCCATGCCTCCCGCCAGTCCATCCGAACCATCCATGAAGTTATAGAGGTTGGTCATCCATACCACGAACAGCAACGCCACCACCCCTACCCATATTCCATATTGCGTAAGCAAACCGGAACCGGCGATCCAAAGGACAGCGGCTACGAAATGGGCCATCAAGCGCTGACGCACGGGAAGGCCTCGCATGTCATCGTGCAGTGAAACGCCGCACAGGATCAACATCGGCAACACCGCCCACCATACCCATACACCCGGGACAAATATCCAGCCCGACAGCGTACCTGCCATCAGTCCTACTCCACCTATTCGGGGGATGGGTGCGGAATGCAGGGAACGCTCGTTAGGAATATCTTGAATGGATTTCCCCGCCTTGCTGGAAAGCAAGAAAGAGATCAACAGGATGGAAACCAGGGCGGAAATCAGTGGTGCGTAATGGATCATTGGTTAGACCGGCAGCGGCATCAACACTTCGAATCAACATTGCTTTTGCTCAGCGCATTGTGTACAAACGCAATGGCGAGCCCCCCGAACAACCCAAGCAATAGCGCCATGCCGACAATGGCAGACCTCTTGGGGCTCACCGGTCTTTCAGAAACCCAAACGCCCCCGATTACCTTTGTTGCATATGTGGCATATGGACGCAATTGTTCGGTCAACTCATGCTTTCGCTGTTCCAGGTCCCGCAGCTGTTTTGACTCATCCTCAAGAACAGTTGCCGCAATCGTGGCCGTATATGAATTCCAATTGCGGTCCCCATGCAATTGTTTCTTCATGAAATCCCTCTCCAGCACGATTTTCTGGATTTCTTCATCAACATGCTGAAGTTGCGCTTTGATACTTGCTACGCTCCCTGTTAGCTTGTCGTTTTCAATTTCCTGCAAGTAACTTACGCTGTTGGCCGCCAAAGCACGCGCCGTTTCGGGGGAGTATCCCCACACCTTGAGCTCGACCAGATCCTCATTGTCAATTTTCTTGACCTTCAGTGAGTCTTCATAGAGATTCTTTGCATCCCGCAAATCAGCCGATGCCAATTTTGTCCGGCTCATCACATCCGCCGCAAATGTAGGATGTTGCATCCTTGCCATAACGCTCCCAGCGGACTCTATTGTTTTTTCGCCCCCGATCTGCCCAATCCGGAAAATGGC includes these proteins:
- a CDS encoding glycosyltransferase family 2 protein; the encoded protein is MVNALSVVIPVYRNEGSIPTLIAALSDVAHKARQDFDCAVEVVFVVDGSPDNSYAVLAQSLPAAPFASQLLLHSRNFGSFAAIRTGLQAATGQYFGVIAADLQEPPELVLQFLERLIPGDCDVVVGCRENREDPLLTRIASDLFWKLYKKFIIHDIPEKGVDVFGCNRTFRDKLLSLEEANSSLVGLIFWLGFRRAEVSYDRRIRQHGKSAWTLKKKINYLLDSVFSFTDLPIKLLSLFGLLGIIASAILGTIIILAKILGGIAVPGYAATVLTVIFFGALNSLGFGIIGAYAWRAYENTKGRPLSVVMLEQKFDGTDKK
- a CDS encoding WxcM-like domain-containing protein, which produces MANYFVHEKAICESSSIGDNTRVWAFAHILPKAVVGADCNICDGVFIENDVVLGDRVTVKCGVQLWDGLAVEDDVFIGPNATFTNDRFPRSKIYPEQFAKTVVRKGASIGANATILPGLEIGAGAMIGAGAVITRSVPPHAIAVGNPARIIGYVGTQDVPPATPGTITGGVIPSEVDGVTLHELPRIEDMRGTLSVGEFERSIPFIPKRYFLVFDVPSREVRGEHAHRHCQQFLICVRGSCSVVADDGKNRREYLLDRPELGIYLPPMVWGTQYKYSSDAVLLVFASDYYDAADYIRDYAEFKALVGKQS
- a CDS encoding GtrA family protein codes for the protein MEVPRRMQGIHGEFARFLIVGAANTLSTYLLYLLLLAFFPYLIAYSLSYCTGIVISYFLNIRFVFKRHVSLATFLAFPVVYISQYCLSALILWLLVEQSGVAPALAMVGVIAATVPITFLMSRFVLRKR
- a CDS encoding ArnT family glycosyltransferase; this translates as MLNRNPEKLTLWLVLLGALSFAPTLFFYLTGEEGIYTITSMEMWHSQNWLQQIMYGADNGRPPLVNWLIMPLANLIGWQHVAIATRTVSVAATLGMAGWLYWLGRRLFADKSFALFAALAALSLADLLLYRGWLSYTDPVFAFFTFGAMATLWIAALERHKGWLLVSVLLVSCAMLSKAFTAYIFYGTVGLVLLWQRPARSFLLSPTALFILALALAVPFAWFTSLPHAGGHSAGMLSEIVQKISIQDGAGYLARLVTYPLETAIWLSPTVLLAVYLWWRKRLMLPETRPDVFRTGLFIAALSVAPYWLSPQGGIRYLLPVYPLVALVGARIIWRAGESGRTLALRWFASIIAFKFVFALILFPYYQSHYRGENYAQAAQTIVERTQGFPLYINDSRSIGLSITGYIDAGRLPQAPLVHPPAGWDDGFVLSPVPDERAGRVAETYKLAGDEIYLLCRGSACGDAPVDK
- a CDS encoding glycosyltransferase family 4 protein; its protein translation is MRVFEFEPGLYRLQPSFMADGKMKLLHVVRRYGPVGGMERYVWELTRELAALGHRVEVVCERCHVEKPPGIKVVELGEIAQRPRWLSYLRFGRSVARWLRNNPHPGWLIHSHERLGMHQVTTFHGPPFASVRERPWWKKLSLRVAMQLYLERRELATAQAIIPNSEFIRRQLAHYYPEYAGKLTAPVVPGVLPGPVREPHQVEPGGGVIGFVGREWKRKGLPHAVEIVSQLRCARPNLELWVVGPRPEEVQHLFAGWSGGYRLLGWREQAPYVEFDVLLHSALAEPYGMVISEAMSARVPVVVSDVCGAAAQVGPEAGEVLPLSASPDVWAGAVERQLARGGAVPQFVRGWDEVARECEPIYLSTGASPQAEPRHSR
- a CDS encoding acyltransferase family protein, which codes for MSQLPRISYLKPDYRPDIDGLRAIAVLSVIGFHAFPVLVPGGFIGVDIFFVISGFLISKHIWEELESRTFSIKTFYARRVRRIFPALAVVLFACLGMGWLILSPGEYEQLGKHVEGGAGFVSNILYWKEAGYFDNAADTKPLLHLWSLGIEEQFYIAWPLILAFLWRQPHHAGWMLPSLLGASFFYSMMVVRNDTVADFYSPLTRFWELALGAVLAHEAIRKFTLNGLQRELLAWFGLALIVSGIVVLNNRAPFPGAWALLPTVGAACLIQAGETTRLNRQLLSHPWLVWVGLISYPLYLWHWPLLSFARIMESATPEPAIRLVLVAASFVLAWLTWKLVERPIRSRPRSRSIVLALSIAMIALLLTGEAVRKLDGIKTRKLDMLNGDPATLVLGADRDRLQHECGLSESKKSLFQYCLRGAQEPRYALLGDSKAEALFYGLVRESPANMQWLMIGSVSPPGPNPNLENKQELKNHLALQAVIDNPAIRVVGIAVALRGIFSLDKDTGFISSNIQPPPPLDSYSHLVAALEHAGKRVVFIIDNPTFPDPRSCISGGATSSPALNQFLRRKENPHCTVSYAAHMEGTRIYREFVKALQQRHPGLVIYDPAPLLCDVPNNVCAVTREGKFLYSYGDHISDYANSMIARDMVPMIRQLDTP
- a CDS encoding glycosyltransferase family 2 protein, which gives rise to MARLSVILITKNEAANIRACLDSVAWADEIIVVDSGSTDGTTAIARDFTQHVYEHDWPGFGPQKNRALDYATGEWVLSLDADERVTPELRAEITAVLASPRAEGYRIPRLSSFCGRFMHHSGWRPDYVLRLFRRDKGRFSDALVHEAVQVHGRVEDLKHDLLHFSYRDFDDVLAKLNGYSSAGSEMLQRRGKRGGLASALFHGLWAFIRTYFLRAGFLDGREGFMVAIMNAENSYYRYIKLWLKQRH